One genomic segment of Streptomyces niveus includes these proteins:
- a CDS encoding DUF3732 domain-containing protein: protein MTFQIRAISIYNRDGEMRTVPFQAGSLNIITGDSRRGKSAILTIVDYCLGSDDFVIRGAALRNFVHVFALTIIKGDEQLFVARPAPVGKAATNTTFCVVSQALGAPPPDYASLTFSMPLDIAKKVLSRFTSIDLSVQLPVARSPRQLSPSVRHGLFFCLQEQNEVANQDLLFHGQMDDFHRSALRAMLPYFLGTVDPERAQLEHRLRLLRRQLAEQQERLSAARPFEHASGTAAGLHGEALEVNLLAPAPAGRLLSHNEIVDRLRQAVEAIVPGAAPPAGEDPLSVLNVARRDLRQAYSRTRVRISNLKTIAKEKDDFLGQVREQHARLATLGLLRRAHQERASQDELCPVCGSRASEAGQVARVMRRDLERLDAEMSAMGEATPDINARIVEEEAALADLRSALARNQEQIEVLSAGQRAAAQDDPQHRTAVVQGRISLFLDTMTRHAQVRVEDRREEIAIEIASLEEQLGNSAQEDLLSSHLSLVNQKIQAKAVALELEHHNDPIRLDPRALTLIADTRQGPVKMSEMGSGHNYLGYHIATMLSLHEWFNEIGSPVPRFLILDQPSQAGFPDETRGGGFGSARATLLNLYETIHASIESLAGAFQVIVLEHADLDEEPFRSAVRARWRRGNGEALVPAHWITYDSNE from the coding sequence TTGACGTTCCAGATCCGCGCCATCTCCATCTACAACCGGGATGGAGAGATGCGCACGGTGCCCTTTCAGGCAGGCTCGCTCAACATCATCACGGGTGACTCCAGGCGAGGAAAGAGCGCCATCCTGACGATCGTCGACTACTGCCTAGGCAGCGACGACTTCGTCATCCGGGGAGCGGCACTCCGCAACTTCGTCCATGTCTTTGCACTCACCATCATCAAGGGAGACGAGCAGCTTTTCGTGGCCCGCCCAGCACCCGTCGGTAAGGCGGCAACCAACACCACCTTCTGTGTCGTCTCCCAGGCTCTTGGGGCACCCCCACCTGATTACGCGAGCTTGACCTTCTCCATGCCGCTGGACATCGCCAAGAAGGTCCTGTCTCGGTTCACTAGCATCGACCTCTCCGTGCAACTGCCCGTGGCGCGCAGCCCTCGCCAGCTCTCCCCGTCCGTGCGGCACGGCTTGTTCTTCTGCCTGCAGGAGCAGAATGAGGTCGCCAATCAGGACCTTCTCTTTCACGGACAAATGGACGACTTCCACCGCTCTGCCTTGCGAGCGATGCTCCCCTACTTTCTCGGCACCGTAGATCCCGAACGTGCCCAGCTTGAACACCGACTCAGGCTCCTACGCCGCCAGCTGGCCGAACAGCAGGAGCGCCTGAGCGCGGCCCGACCCTTTGAGCACGCCTCGGGGACGGCGGCCGGGTTGCACGGGGAAGCGCTCGAAGTGAACCTGCTTGCCCCCGCCCCGGCCGGACGCCTCCTGTCGCACAACGAGATCGTCGACCGACTGCGCCAAGCCGTGGAGGCGATCGTCCCTGGGGCTGCCCCGCCTGCGGGCGAGGACCCACTGTCCGTTCTCAATGTGGCGCGGCGCGACCTACGGCAGGCCTATTCCCGTACCCGCGTACGGATATCCAACCTCAAGACCATCGCTAAGGAGAAAGACGACTTCCTCGGCCAGGTGCGTGAGCAGCATGCTCGGCTCGCCACCCTTGGCCTTCTGCGGCGTGCTCACCAGGAGAGGGCGTCGCAGGACGAGCTCTGCCCGGTGTGTGGCAGTCGCGCGTCCGAGGCCGGGCAAGTAGCCCGGGTCATGCGGAGAGACCTCGAGCGCCTGGATGCTGAGATGTCCGCGATGGGAGAGGCGACACCGGACATCAATGCGCGCATCGTGGAAGAGGAAGCAGCCCTTGCGGATCTGCGGTCAGCGCTCGCCCGCAATCAGGAGCAGATCGAGGTTCTGAGTGCTGGCCAGCGGGCAGCTGCCCAAGATGATCCGCAGCACCGGACAGCTGTCGTTCAGGGGCGGATCAGTCTATTCCTGGACACAATGACTCGTCATGCCCAAGTTCGGGTAGAGGACCGCAGGGAGGAGATCGCCATAGAGATCGCCTCGCTCGAAGAGCAGCTCGGCAACAGCGCTCAGGAGGACCTGCTCAGCAGCCATCTGTCTCTCGTCAATCAAAAGATCCAGGCTAAAGCCGTTGCCTTGGAGCTGGAGCACCATAATGACCCCATCCGCCTGGACCCTCGGGCGCTGACTCTCATCGCCGACACTCGGCAGGGGCCCGTCAAGATGTCGGAGATGGGTAGTGGACACAACTACCTGGGCTACCACATTGCGACCATGCTGAGCCTGCACGAGTGGTTCAACGAGATCGGCAGCCCGGTCCCGCGCTTTCTCATTCTTGATCAACCTTCGCAGGCAGGATTCCCCGATGAGACTCGCGGCGGCGGGTTCGGATCCGCCCGCGCCACGCTCCTCAACCTCTACGAGACGATCCATGCGAGCATCGAGTCCCTCGCTGGCGCCTTCCAGGTCATCGTTCTTGAGCACGCCGATCTGGACGAGGAACCCTTCCGTAGTGCTGTGCGGGCACGGTGGAGGCGCGGCAATGGAGAAGCTCTTGTCCCTGCGCACTGGATCACGTACGACTCCAACGAGTGA
- a CDS encoding ABC-three component system protein, giving the protein MAEREPDFEASASALGYVYQLREALHLCVSRLGNLDWALAIEAGDDIEEVRRDGRTYYQLKHRAPGTKMTNASTDLWKTLRIWAHAIHGGQLDLDQTDLILLTTAELPDGSVGSMLQPADSRLRDERSALEALKTTRRTSKSESLAKAFAAFDLLKPPQLVRMVSKIQVIGNAPDVEAVEQKLRQSATTAVGREHATSFLVRLEGWFFRRSIQQLRAGSLDAITGLDFDAVFSDLRNQFGRANLPIDEDIAEMEADLAKYSGQPFVRQLELIELGTRRVNRAVRDYMRAVTQRSRWLNENLLLPRELSRYERRLVEEWEELFDDMVDTLGVEAAEAEKIAEATRIYRWAMTEAQRRIRPECDEPFVAKGSFHILADDYKVGWHMDFVARLMAVLEPAETTSV; this is encoded by the coding sequence ATGGCTGAGCGGGAACCTGATTTCGAGGCGTCGGCCTCGGCCCTCGGCTACGTGTACCAGTTACGTGAGGCTCTCCATCTATGCGTGAGCCGTCTCGGAAATCTTGACTGGGCGTTGGCGATAGAGGCGGGCGACGACATCGAGGAGGTCCGCCGAGACGGACGGACCTACTACCAGCTCAAGCACCGTGCCCCTGGCACGAAGATGACAAACGCAAGTACAGACTTGTGGAAGACCCTGCGCATCTGGGCTCACGCGATCCACGGTGGGCAACTCGACCTCGACCAGACCGATCTCATCCTGCTCACCACTGCGGAACTGCCTGATGGGTCCGTGGGCAGCATGCTGCAGCCAGCTGATTCCCGGCTACGCGACGAACGTAGTGCCCTGGAAGCGCTGAAGACTACGCGCCGGACCTCCAAGAGTGAGTCCTTAGCGAAGGCGTTCGCGGCGTTCGATCTGCTGAAGCCGCCCCAGCTGGTTCGTATGGTGTCCAAGATTCAAGTTATCGGCAACGCCCCCGACGTAGAAGCTGTCGAGCAGAAACTGCGGCAGTCGGCGACCACGGCCGTGGGACGTGAGCACGCCACATCGTTCCTTGTCCGACTGGAGGGGTGGTTCTTCCGGCGCAGCATCCAGCAACTGCGCGCCGGCAGCTTGGATGCGATCACCGGTCTGGACTTTGATGCAGTCTTTTCCGATCTGCGCAACCAGTTCGGACGGGCGAACCTGCCCATCGACGAAGACATCGCTGAGATGGAAGCCGACCTTGCCAAGTACTCCGGCCAGCCCTTCGTGCGGCAGCTCGAGCTCATTGAGCTGGGAACACGGCGCGTGAACCGCGCGGTGCGCGACTACATGAGAGCTGTCACCCAACGCTCGCGCTGGCTGAACGAGAACCTGCTGCTGCCCAGAGAGCTAAGTCGCTACGAGCGACGCCTGGTTGAGGAGTGGGAAGAGCTCTTCGACGACATGGTTGACACTCTAGGCGTCGAGGCAGCTGAAGCGGAGAAGATCGCCGAAGCCACGAGAATCTACCGGTGGGCCATGACCGAGGCTCAGCGACGTATTCGCCCTGAGTGTGATGAGCCGTTCGTTGCCAAGGGGTCGTTCCACATCCTGGCCGACGATTACAAAGTGGGCTGGCATATGGACTTCGTCGCTCGCCTCATGGCCGTGCTGGAGCCTGCGGAGACCACGTCTGTATGA
- a CDS encoding TIGR03960 family B12-binding radical SAM protein, translating to MSAVESVFPQLEALLPHVQKPIQYVGGELNSTVKDWDACDVRWALMYPDAYEVGLPNQGVMILYEVLNEREGVLAERTYSVWPDLEALMREHRVPQFTVDAHRPVSAFDVFGLSFSTELGYTNMLTALDLAGIPLNAADRTVDHPIVLAGGHAAFNPEPIAEFIDCAVIGDGEQAVLQITEIVRAWKAEGRTGGREELLLRLAKTGGVYVPGFYDVEYLPDGRIARTVPNRSGVPWRVSKHTVMDLDEWPYPKQPLVPLAETVHERMSVEIFRGCTRGCRFCQAGMITRPVRERSITGIGEMVEKGLKATGFEEVGLLSLSSADHSEIADVAKGLADRYEEEKIGLSLPSTRVDAFNVDLANELTRNGRRSGLTFAPEGGSERLRKVINKMVSEEDLIRTVSTAYGNGWRQVKLYFMCGLPTETDDDVLQIGDMAVKVIAEGRKVSGQNDIRCTVSIGGFVPKPHTPFQWAPQLSVEETDARLLKLRDKIRADKKYGRSIGFRYHDGKPGIVEGLLSRGDRRVGSVIRAVYEDGGRFDGWREHFSYDRWMASAEKTLPEFGLDVDWYTTRERTYEEVLPWDHLDSGLDKDWLWEDWQDSLDETEVEDCRWTPCFDCGVCPQFDTWPQLSESGRKMLPLTVKKGS from the coding sequence ATGTCTGCTGTTGAATCGGTCTTCCCACAGCTCGAAGCTCTGCTCCCGCATGTGCAGAAGCCGATCCAATACGTCGGCGGTGAACTCAACTCCACCGTCAAGGACTGGGACGCGTGCGACGTCCGCTGGGCACTGATGTACCCCGACGCGTACGAGGTGGGCCTGCCCAACCAGGGCGTCATGATCCTCTACGAGGTACTCAACGAGCGCGAGGGCGTCCTCGCGGAGCGCACGTACAGCGTCTGGCCCGACCTGGAGGCCCTGATGCGCGAGCACCGGGTCCCGCAGTTCACGGTGGACGCGCACCGCCCCGTCTCGGCCTTCGACGTCTTCGGGCTCTCCTTCTCCACCGAACTCGGCTACACCAACATGCTCACGGCGCTCGACCTGGCCGGGATCCCGCTCAACGCGGCGGACCGCACCGTCGACCACCCGATCGTCCTCGCGGGCGGCCACGCGGCGTTCAACCCCGAGCCGATCGCCGAGTTCATCGACTGCGCCGTCATCGGCGACGGCGAGCAGGCCGTCCTCCAGATCACCGAGATCGTCCGGGCCTGGAAGGCCGAGGGCAGGACCGGTGGCCGCGAGGAGCTGCTGCTGCGGCTCGCGAAGACCGGCGGGGTGTACGTGCCCGGCTTCTATGACGTCGAGTACCTTCCCGACGGCCGTATCGCCCGCACCGTCCCCAACCGCTCCGGCGTCCCGTGGCGGGTCTCCAAGCACACCGTCATGGACCTGGACGAGTGGCCGTACCCGAAGCAGCCGCTCGTACCGCTGGCCGAGACCGTGCACGAGCGGATGTCCGTCGAGATCTTCCGCGGCTGCACGCGCGGCTGCCGCTTCTGCCAGGCCGGCATGATCACGCGGCCCGTCCGCGAGCGCAGCATCACCGGCATCGGCGAGATGGTCGAAAAGGGGCTCAAGGCGACCGGCTTCGAGGAGGTCGGCCTGCTGTCGCTGTCCTCCGCCGACCACAGTGAGATCGCCGACGTCGCCAAGGGCCTCGCCGACCGGTACGAGGAGGAGAAGATCGGCCTCTCCCTCCCGTCCACCCGCGTCGACGCCTTCAACGTCGACCTCGCCAACGAGCTGACGCGCAACGGCCGTCGCTCCGGCCTCACCTTCGCCCCCGAGGGCGGCTCCGAGCGGCTGCGCAAGGTCATCAACAAGATGGTCTCGGAGGAGGACCTGATCCGTACGGTCTCCACCGCGTACGGCAACGGCTGGCGCCAGGTGAAGCTCTACTTCATGTGCGGGCTGCCGACGGAGACCGACGACGACGTCCTCCAGATCGGCGACATGGCCGTCAAGGTCATCGCCGAGGGCCGGAAGGTCTCCGGCCAGAACGACATCCGCTGCACCGTCTCCATCGGCGGCTTCGTGCCCAAGCCGCACACCCCGTTCCAGTGGGCGCCGCAGCTGAGCGTCGAGGAGACCGACGCGCGCCTGCTGAAGCTCCGCGACAAGATCCGCGCGGACAAGAAGTACGGCCGCTCGATCGGCTTCCGCTACCACGACGGCAAGCCCGGCATCGTCGAGGGCCTGCTCTCGCGCGGCGACCGCCGGGTGGGGTCCGTCATCCGCGCGGTCTACGAGGACGGCGGCCGGTTCGACGGCTGGCGTGAGCACTTCAGCTACGACCGCTGGATGGCGAGCGCCGAGAAGACGCTGCCGGAGTTCGGCCTGGACGTCGACTGGTACACCACGCGCGAGCGCACGTACGAGGAGGTCCTGCCCTGGGACCACCTGGACTCCGGTCTCGACAAGGACTGGCTCTGGGAGGACTGGCAGGACTCCCTCGACGAGACCGAGGTCGAGGACTGCCGCTGGACACCGTGCTTCGACTGTGGCGTGTGCCCGCAGTTCGACACATGGCCACAACTGAGCGAGAGCGGCAGGAAGATGCTGCCGTTGACGGTCAAGAAGGGCTCTTGA
- the rodA gene encoding rod shape-determining protein RodA has product MAGTGGFSVSGYGPERGLWATLAARDSMARRLDWPLMFSAVALSAVGSVLVWSATRNRTDLNQGDPYHFFFRHILNTGIGLALMIGTIWLGHRTLRGAVPVLYGVSVVLVLLVLTPLGATINGAHAWIVLGGGFTLQPSEFVKITIILGMAMLLAARVDAGDQVHPDHRTVAKSLGLAVVPILIVMMMPDLGSVMVMAVIVLGVLLSSGASNRWIFGLVGAGVVGAVAVAALGVLDEYQINRFAAFANPELDPAGVGYNTNQARIAIGSGGLTGTGLFKGSQTTGQFVPEQQTDFVFTVAGEELGFLGAGLILLLLGVVLWRACRIARETTELYGTIVAAGIIAWFAFQSFENVGMTLGIMPVAGLPLPFVSYGGTSMFAVWIAVGLLQSIRVQRPMSA; this is encoded by the coding sequence ATGGCCGGCACAGGCGGCTTCTCCGTCTCCGGATACGGTCCCGAGCGCGGGCTCTGGGCGACGCTCGCCGCCCGTGACTCGATGGCGCGCAGGCTGGACTGGCCGCTGATGTTCTCCGCGGTCGCGCTCTCGGCGGTCGGTTCGGTGCTGGTCTGGTCGGCGACCCGTAACCGTACGGATCTCAACCAGGGCGATCCGTATCACTTCTTCTTCCGCCACATACTGAACACCGGTATCGGGCTGGCCCTGATGATCGGCACGATCTGGCTCGGCCATCGCACCCTGCGCGGCGCGGTGCCCGTCCTGTACGGCGTCTCCGTCGTGCTCGTGCTGCTGGTCCTCACCCCGCTCGGCGCCACCATCAACGGCGCGCACGCCTGGATCGTGCTCGGCGGCGGCTTCACCCTCCAGCCCTCGGAGTTCGTGAAGATCACGATCATCCTGGGTATGGCGATGCTGCTCGCGGCCAGAGTCGACGCGGGTGATCAGGTCCATCCGGATCATCGGACGGTCGCCAAGTCCCTGGGCCTGGCGGTCGTCCCGATCCTGATCGTCATGATGATGCCGGACCTCGGTTCGGTCATGGTCATGGCGGTGATCGTGCTCGGCGTCCTGCTCTCCTCCGGTGCGTCCAACCGGTGGATCTTCGGGCTCGTCGGCGCCGGTGTCGTGGGCGCCGTCGCGGTCGCCGCGCTCGGGGTGCTCGACGAGTACCAGATCAACCGCTTCGCCGCCTTCGCCAACCCGGAGCTCGACCCGGCGGGCGTCGGCTACAACACCAACCAGGCGCGGATCGCGATCGGTTCGGGCGGGCTCACCGGCACCGGCCTCTTCAAGGGCTCCCAGACCACCGGCCAGTTCGTCCCCGAGCAGCAGACCGACTTCGTCTTCACCGTCGCGGGCGAGGAGCTGGGCTTCCTCGGCGCCGGGCTGATCCTGCTGCTGCTCGGTGTGGTGCTGTGGCGCGCCTGCCGGATCGCCCGTGAGACGACGGAGCTGTACGGGACGATCGTGGCGGCAGGGATCATCGCCTGGTTCGCCTTCCAGTCGTTCGAGAACGTCGGGATGACGCTCGGGATCATGCCCGTGGCGGGGCTGCCGCTGCCGTTCGTCTCCTACGGAGGCACCTCGATGTTCGCGGTCTGGATCGCGGTCGGGCTGCTCCAGTCGATCAGGGTGCAGCGGCCGATGTCGGCGTGA
- a CDS encoding CYTH and CHAD domain-containing protein, giving the protein MADTKREIERKYELPVRPEDGGSGSRPDGPSLLPDLTKVRAVSAVTARGVTELDAVYHDTPDLRLTAGSLTLRRRTGGADEGWHLKFPVGDGVRDEIQAPLSDTLPGDLAALVRSRVRGAELTPVVRLRTSRDTSLLVDEAGRTLAEVAVDTVRAERGPAGTLTGTGTAEWTEIEVELADGGDPALLDAVEKVLRKAGVRPSSAGSKLARALAETEPATKGTGPGKRAGAASKRAPVTAGDHVLAYVREQAEAIVSYDPAVRRDLPDSVHQLRVATRRMRSVFRTYSKVLDRDATRPIGAELKWLAGELGVDRDQEVLAERLTAGVDAHDTTLLLGPVHARLRIWDAAGRTDARTRTLAVLDSARYLRLLDSVAALLADPPLLDGAGRKPAKVLPRAVVKDYERLAGRVEHALGLAPGEERDLALHDARKAAKRARYAADAAEPAIGKPAKRFSKRMKDVQTVLGDHQDSVVARDALRDLAVQAHAAGESAFTWGLLYGEEESRAADRERELPRIWRKSAKRKLRTALFD; this is encoded by the coding sequence ATGGCGGACACAAAGCGAGAGATCGAACGCAAGTACGAACTCCCGGTGCGGCCGGAGGACGGCGGCAGCGGCTCGCGGCCCGACGGCCCTTCCCTCCTGCCGGACCTCACCAAGGTCCGTGCCGTCTCGGCCGTCACGGCACGGGGCGTCACCGAACTGGACGCCGTCTACCACGACACCCCGGACCTCCGGCTGACCGCCGGGTCCCTCACGCTGCGCCGCAGGACCGGCGGCGCCGACGAGGGCTGGCACCTCAAGTTCCCCGTCGGCGACGGCGTGCGCGACGAGATCCAGGCCCCGCTCTCCGACACCCTCCCGGGCGATCTCGCCGCGCTGGTGCGCTCGCGGGTCCGCGGCGCGGAACTGACCCCCGTCGTACGGCTGCGGACCTCCCGCGACACCAGCCTGCTGGTCGACGAGGCGGGCCGGACGCTCGCCGAGGTGGCCGTCGACACCGTCCGCGCCGAACGCGGGCCCGCCGGGACCCTTACCGGCACCGGGACCGCCGAGTGGACCGAGATCGAGGTCGAGCTGGCCGACGGCGGCGACCCTGCCCTGCTCGACGCCGTGGAGAAGGTGCTCCGCAAGGCGGGAGTGCGTCCGTCGTCCGCCGGCTCCAAGCTCGCCAGGGCCCTCGCCGAGACGGAACCCGCCACGAAGGGGACCGGGCCGGGAAAGCGGGCCGGGGCCGCGTCCAAGCGCGCGCCGGTCACCGCCGGGGACCATGTGCTGGCCTATGTGCGCGAGCAGGCCGAAGCGATCGTCTCCTACGACCCCGCCGTCCGCCGCGACCTGCCCGACTCGGTGCACCAACTGCGGGTCGCCACCCGCCGGATGCGGTCGGTCTTCCGTACGTACAGCAAGGTGCTCGACCGCGACGCCACCCGGCCCATCGGCGCCGAGCTGAAGTGGCTCGCCGGGGAGCTGGGCGTCGACCGCGACCAGGAGGTCCTCGCCGAGCGGCTGACGGCGGGCGTCGACGCGCACGACACGACCCTGCTGCTCGGCCCCGTGCACGCCCGGCTGCGGATCTGGGACGCCGCGGGCCGCACCGACGCGCGGACCAGGACCCTCGCCGTACTCGACAGCGCGCGCTATCTGCGCCTGCTGGACTCGGTGGCGGCGCTGCTCGCCGATCCGCCCCTGCTGGACGGCGCCGGCCGGAAACCGGCCAAGGTGCTGCCCCGGGCGGTCGTCAAGGACTACGAACGCCTCGCGGGCCGCGTCGAGCACGCGCTGGGACTCGCGCCGGGGGAGGAGCGCGACCTGGCGCTGCACGACGCCCGTAAGGCCGCCAAACGTGCCCGCTACGCCGCCGACGCGGCCGAGCCGGCCATCGGGAAGCCCGCGAAGCGCTTCTCGAAGCGGATGAAGGACGTGCAGACCGTGCTCGGCGACCACCAGGACAGCGTGGTGGCCCGCGACGCCCTGCGCGATCTCGCGGTCCAGGCCCACGCGGCCGGCGAGTCCGCCTTCACCTGGGGGCTGCTGTACGGCGAGGAGGAGTCGCGGGCGGCGGACCGGGAGCGCGAACTGCCGCGAATCTGGCGGAAGTCCGCGAAGCGGAAGCTGCGCACGGCGCTCTTCGACTGA
- the mrdA gene encoding penicillin-binding protein 2 yields MSNIPETGRTPRVQIRLVVIQVLVFSLLLTLGGRLWYLQVRNGAEYTDEAKNNHVQQVVQPAVRGSILDSQGVPLADNETRLVVSASRTELMKMKDGGEAVLTRLAAVLGMKAKDVHDKVRLCDNKTPQPCWNGSPYQPIPVTDEATTQQALQIRERAEDFPGITAEPTAVRRYAAPAKANTAQVLGYLSPVTDEEITKAQDTDSPFLRSDQVGRSGLERTYDKYLRGDAGVTRYEVDNLGRVIGQAKSDQAEPGSNIITSIDARVQAVAEYELSEAMKAARKEMDRNTNENYKADAGAVVVLESKTGRVVSMASQPTYDPNAWVGGISAKDYSKLTSKKSNFPLLNRGIQSQAAPGSIFKVISSTAAVKAGYDFNGSYPCPSSYSIGNQVFKNFESQGYGSIDLGRALEVSCDTVFYGLAHKEWQKDGGNKPKKGANDWFYKTAKQFGLAKETGIDLPNETAGRIPDRKWKQDFWEANKAGWCKQGKKGGTYVEQLAYEGCLEGNRMRAGDAVNYSIGQGDTLVTPIQMATIYSAIANGGTMYTPSVGKAIVSPDGKTVEEIKPQAHGKLPVDRKLRDQLDKALAGVATSGSAAWRFGGWPQDKIPMHAKTGTAEVYGKQTTSWFASYTEDYTIVMTISQGGTGSGASGPAVRKIYEAMYGLDAKGGQNLKKALLPEPRKSLPKIEPDGSIDAPPVKPYVPDKTPLDGNEIAPAGDNTGQVPQTPGTGQAPGDTGQAPGTGQAPDTGQAPGTGQAPGTGQVPADPGQAPDNNGPLAGPPARRD; encoded by the coding sequence GTGAGCAACATTCCGGAGACCGGACGGACACCGCGGGTCCAGATCCGGCTCGTCGTCATCCAGGTCCTGGTCTTCTCGCTCCTGCTCACGCTCGGCGGACGGCTCTGGTACCTCCAGGTCCGCAACGGCGCGGAGTACACGGACGAGGCGAAGAACAACCATGTGCAGCAGGTCGTCCAGCCCGCCGTCCGGGGCTCGATCCTCGACTCGCAGGGCGTACCGCTCGCCGACAACGAGACCCGTCTCGTCGTCTCCGCCAGCCGCACCGAACTGATGAAGATGAAGGACGGCGGGGAAGCGGTCCTCACGCGCCTCGCCGCCGTCCTCGGCATGAAGGCCAAGGACGTCCACGACAAGGTCAGGCTCTGCGACAACAAGACGCCGCAGCCCTGCTGGAACGGCTCGCCCTACCAGCCGATCCCCGTCACCGACGAGGCCACCACCCAGCAGGCGCTCCAGATCCGTGAGCGCGCCGAGGACTTCCCCGGCATCACCGCCGAACCCACCGCCGTGCGCCGCTACGCCGCCCCCGCCAAGGCCAACACCGCCCAGGTGCTGGGCTATCTCTCGCCGGTCACCGACGAGGAGATCACCAAGGCGCAGGACACCGACTCGCCGTTCCTGCGCTCCGACCAGGTCGGCCGCTCCGGTCTGGAGCGCACGTACGACAAATACCTGCGCGGCGACGCGGGCGTCACCCGCTACGAGGTCGACAACCTCGGCCGCGTCATCGGCCAGGCCAAGAGCGACCAGGCCGAGCCGGGCTCCAACATCATCACCTCCATCGACGCCCGCGTGCAGGCCGTCGCCGAGTACGAGCTCAGCGAGGCGATGAAGGCCGCGCGCAAGGAGATGGACCGCAACACCAACGAGAACTACAAGGCCGACGCCGGCGCCGTGGTCGTCCTGGAGTCCAAGACCGGCCGCGTCGTCTCGATGGCCTCCCAGCCCACGTACGACCCCAACGCCTGGGTCGGCGGGATCTCCGCGAAGGACTACTCCAAGCTCACCAGCAAGAAGTCCAACTTCCCGCTGCTGAACCGGGGGATCCAGTCGCAGGCCGCCCCCGGCTCGATCTTCAAGGTCATCTCGTCGACCGCGGCGGTCAAGGCCGGATACGACTTCAACGGCAGCTACCCGTGCCCCAGTTCGTACTCCATCGGCAACCAGGTCTTCAAGAACTTCGAGTCCCAGGGCTACGGCAGCATCGACCTCGGCCGCGCCCTGGAGGTCTCCTGCGACACCGTCTTCTACGGGCTCGCGCACAAGGAGTGGCAGAAGGACGGCGGCAACAAGCCCAAGAAGGGCGCCAACGACTGGTTCTACAAGACCGCCAAGCAGTTCGGTCTTGCCAAGGAGACCGGTATCGACCTCCCCAACGAGACGGCGGGCCGGATCCCGGACCGCAAGTGGAAGCAGGACTTCTGGGAGGCCAACAAGGCCGGCTGGTGCAAGCAGGGCAAGAAGGGCGGCACGTACGTCGAGCAACTGGCGTACGAGGGCTGCCTCGAAGGCAACCGGATGCGCGCCGGTGACGCGGTCAACTACTCGATCGGCCAGGGCGACACGCTCGTCACCCCGATCCAGATGGCCACGATCTACTCGGCGATCGCCAACGGCGGCACGATGTACACCCCGAGCGTCGGCAAGGCGATCGTCAGCCCCGACGGCAAGACCGTCGAGGAGATCAAGCCCCAGGCGCACGGCAAGCTGCCGGTCGACCGCAAGCTGCGCGACCAGCTGGACAAGGCGCTCGCGGGAGTGGCGACGTCCGGTTCGGCCGCCTGGCGGTTCGGCGGCTGGCCGCAGGACAAGATCCCGATGCACGCCAAGACGGGTACGGCCGAGGTCTACGGCAAGCAGACGACCTCGTGGTTCGCCTCGTACACCGAGGACTACACGATCGTCATGACGATCTCCCAGGGTGGTACGGGCTCCGGAGCATCGGGCCCCGCCGTACGCAAGATCTACGAGGCGATGTACGGCCTCGACGCGAAGGGCGGGCAGAACCTCAAGAAGGCCCTGCTGCCCGAGCCGCGCAAGTCGCTGCCGAAGATCGAGCCCGACGGCTCGATCGACGCGCCGCCCGTCAAGCCGTACGTGCCGGACAAGACGCCGCTGGACGGCAACGAGATCGCACCGGCCGGTGACAACACCGGACAGGTGCCGCAGACACCCGGCACCGGGCAGGCACCCGGCGACACGGGGCAGGCGCCCGGCACCGGCCAGGCGCCCGACACCGGCCAGGCGCCCGGCACGGGGCAGGCGCCCGGCACCGGGCAGGTCCCGGCCGATCCGGGGCAGGCACCGGACAACAACGGACCACTCGCGGGGCCGCCCGCGCGGAGGGACTGA
- a CDS encoding three component ABC system middle component, translating into MTDFNALSRDERALYNPGFTGLAVVRAVQGHQTEFGTPCPVAIATLAAVMALQPMVRTALPRSTASGLHRWVQEHRAVRASMALNATAIADVVRPGLLMALQSSTLACDAEGHLHVPNKAMKKAITGGSADVIAVQKAALLLGRWLPSAGSTSTVMTLLGVRP; encoded by the coding sequence ATGACCGATTTCAACGCCCTCAGTCGCGATGAGCGCGCCCTGTACAACCCTGGCTTCACGGGATTGGCTGTGGTCCGCGCGGTGCAAGGCCACCAAACAGAGTTCGGCACGCCGTGCCCTGTCGCAATAGCGACCCTCGCTGCGGTTATGGCCCTGCAGCCGATGGTCCGCACTGCGTTGCCGCGCTCGACCGCGAGCGGACTGCATCGCTGGGTGCAGGAGCATCGGGCAGTGCGAGCGTCGATGGCCCTGAACGCAACGGCGATTGCGGACGTTGTCCGCCCAGGACTGCTGATGGCTCTGCAGTCCTCCACTTTGGCGTGCGATGCAGAGGGACACCTCCACGTGCCCAACAAAGCCATGAAGAAGGCGATCACCGGCGGCAGCGCTGACGTCATTGCTGTTCAGAAGGCCGCGCTGCTGCTGGGGCGTTGGCTGCCAAGTGCTGGCAGCACAAGCACCGTCATGACCTTGCTAGGAGTCCGGCCTTGA